The genomic region AATATTTTTGGTTTAAGCCTTGAACGATTGGTAAGGAAGAACCAAACAAGTTTCTCCTTCAACAATTCCTTCTTTATTTTCTGGTATTATTATGTAAGAATCCGATTCAACCATTGACTTTATGATCCCTGAACCCTTTATCTTCAAGGGACGAACCACATCACCTTCAATCACCGCTCGAATATAGTCTGTTCTGCCTAAAGTAGATGCTATCTGCCTACTAGCTGTTTTTTGGATAGTCAAAGGCTTCATTTGAAGTCCCTGCATTTTGTGAAGAGATTCTCTCACAAAAACATCGAACTGCACCATGGCTGCTACTGGGAAACCAGACAACATAAAAACAGGTTTGTCATGGATTTTTGCAAATGCAAATGGTTTACCTGGACGTAGGGAAACGCCATGCATTAACAGATCTCCCATTTCATTGGCAACATCCACTACCACATCTCCTTTGCTAATTGCAGTACCACCAGTTGTGATCACAGCATCATAATCATTTAACAACTTAGTAAACATATCTTTCATCAGACTGGTGTCGTCAATAGCGTGGAACATGTAAGGAACAGCCAAACAACTTTCTATCATGGATTTAATAGTAAAATAATTAGAATTTATTACTTCAGCTCCGTCAAGCATTTTTTTAGGCATGACTAACTCACTGCCAGTGATGATAACTCCTATTCTTGGTTTTTTGAATACACAAACACGGTCATAACCAGAAGAAGCTACTAGTCCTAGTTCTGCCGGGTTTAAAATTTTCCCTTTTTTCAGTATCAGATCTCCCTTATGGAAATCCTCTCCAACTGGGGAAACATTTTCCCATGGAACCACAGATGCTTCCACATCTAAGTGTTTTCCTTCAGAGTATGTGAATTCTTCCATCACCACGGCATTGGCACCTGAGGGCAATGGAGCACCAGTAGCTATTTTAATTGCTTCACCCGTTTTAAGCAGAACTTTTGACTTTTCACCTGCACTGATCTTATCCATAATCTTTAATTGGGCTGGATTCTTATCAGAATGTCCAAATGTGTCTTCAGCTTTAACAGCATAACCATCCATGGCGGCCCGATTGAAAGGGGGTGAATCTAGATTAGAAGTTACATCTTGAGCAATAACTCTCCTATAAGCATTTTTCAAGCTTATGACTTCTTTTGGGGGCGTTTTCAAGTGATTGAAAATTATTTTTTTGGCATGTTCTGGCGGGATGAGTTTTGATAGAAACATTTTTTGATCTCTTTGATATCTACACTTATTAACATGATTGTAGTTAAGTTGGAGAATTCAATGGTTTATTTCACAGAATATAAAAATGTATTTAAACATTGTATTATTTTTTTTTAATCATGCAGAATTATAATTTTAAGATTCATATCATACCAGTCAAGAAAAACTTGCTATGAATAAAACAAACCATGAAAGAATTTAACCCGTAAAGAAATTTAATTGATTAAACTTGTTTTCGCTCGGTTGTTCTGACTCAATGCAGTTAGATGAAAACGTGGCCCATCTTTCATCTGTGTGTGGGGAGAATAACGTCAATATTGGTGTAAATTTTTGAAAGGTAACATTTTAATTGATTGGATCAATATGATCATAAAATTACCTTATTAGAAATTAACCTTGTCACATTAATTGATTATCTAAAAGAATGGTTTTTAAATCTCTCCAATAATACTTGTTTAGGTTTTCGGTTAAATAGATAAACAAGGTATATTCAGAATAAAATAAGAACATGTACTTTTTTACATTTACGAATGGAGAGTTGCAACTTGAATTCAGATAATGTAATGGTGAGAATTGACTCTTTAACAAAGTCTTTTGGGCATATAAAGGCACTGGACAACATGAATCTGGACGTTAAAAAAGGTGAACTTTTGGGTATCATAGGGCCAAATGGTGCTGGAAAAACCACTGCAATTCGAATAATCTGTTGTATACTTCAACCTAACTCTGGCGAAGTAATGGTGGGAGGATATAGCATACACCATGATCAGATTAAGATAAAATCAATGATTGGATACTTACCAGAGGAACCAAACTTATATGAAAGGTTCAAAGCCAGAAATCTTTTAAAATACTTCGGTGAATTATACGGAGTGCCTAAAAAAAGGCTGGATGGCCGTATAGACGAGCTCTTGGAATTGGTTGGGATGAGCGAACGCGCCGAAGATCGCATCAACACATTTTCCAAGGGGTTGCGACAAAGAATTGGAATTGCTAGGGCACTCATCCATGATCCTGAAATTATAATTTTTGATGA from Methanobacterium sp. harbors:
- a CDS encoding ABC transporter ATP-binding protein, translated to MVRIDSLTKSFGHIKALDNMNLDVKKGELLGIIGPNGAGKTTAIRIICCILQPNSGEVMVGGYSIHHDQIKIKSMIGYLPEEPNLYERFKARNLLKYFGELYGVPKKRLDGRIDELLELVGMSERAEDRINTFSKGLRQRIGIARALIHDPEIIIFDEPTMGLDPATSRTIRNFIKGLKRDKTVILCTHYMDEADLLCDRVAILNQGRIHDLGTPKTLKEKVHGDIILKVRVHQPQKIDTNKIAALNSVEAVNLEGNEYLISLHTREDISDIIDLFGNQAYSVNTKEPTLDDVFIQSVRSQ
- a CDS encoding molybdopterin molybdotransferase MoeA; protein product: MFLSKLIPPEHAKKIIFNHLKTPPKEVISLKNAYRRVIAQDVTSNLDSPPFNRAAMDGYAVKAEDTFGHSDKNPAQLKIMDKISAGEKSKVLLKTGEAIKIATGAPLPSGANAVVMEEFTYSEGKHLDVEASVVPWENVSPVGEDFHKGDLILKKGKILNPAELGLVASSGYDRVCVFKKPRIGVIITGSELVMPKKMLDGAEVINSNYFTIKSMIESCLAVPYMFHAIDDTSLMKDMFTKLLNDYDAVITTGGTAISKGDVVVDVANEMGDLLMHGVSLRPGKPFAFAKIHDKPVFMLSGFPVAAMVQFDVFVRESLHKMQGLQMKPLTIQKTASRQIASTLGRTDYIRAVIEGDVVRPLKIKGSGIIKSMVESDSYIIIPENKEGIVEGETCLVLPYQSFKA